The Teredinibacter sp. KSP-S5-2 genomic interval CTGTAAGGGGTATACGCTTGCTGAGAAAATTCCGGCGCCAGACCACTCTAGTAAAGCAGGGTCAATTTGTTGGGAAACGGTATCTTCATAAGCAAATGCTGCCTTCTGCTTGGAAACCATTATCGCTTCTTTCGGTTCTTTCCATAACCCCTTATACCGACTGCCTAACTCCTTCGTGCTCAAGTAACCTTTCTCAAGCGATTCAAGTGATATATGGTGTTTATCTTCTAGTAAATTCTGATCACGCTTTAGAGCCTCCCCGAATGCGAAATAGTATGGTTTTGCTCCATCGGGTAACCTGAATTTAAAATCTCCCTCCAAGGTTTCATTGTGAGGGTTAATGTATAAACCATCTACGACAACTCTAGCTCGAAACCCATCTATCCGAACCTTAATATCCAATGCATTTGGTGATATATTTTCTTCATCTCCCACCGAGAGCACAGCAGAATTAGCATTTGCACTAGCGATACGCCAAGTTTTTTCAATCTTATCTTTCTTATTTTTAGCAACAGAGGCTGACTCAACACCACCAATATCGTATGCCACTACCTCAGAATCAGGTCTACGTCGACTATCGTCAGCTTGACTGGCCCTAATACCTGTAACAATGACCTCTTCTTCCATCAACTCACTGTTCGAGGTACAGGACAGTAAACTTATAAAAACCAAATAAAATCCACAGCGGAGAATGCTTTTCATTACGATTAAATCCTTTTCAAAAGATCGGACACCAGTTACGACTAGCTTACCCAAACAATTCGCTAAGTTACAACCAGCCATATAACTATTATTTTTTTATGACCTCTAGGTGCTAGGAACAGACTAAAAGACATGCTCAAAATCGAAGCTTTGCAACCCCTGGAGCATACATAGGAGGATCAGTAATAAAAACCTCTTTCATACACAACTGTTGCTTGTTAAGGCTTGCACTGATTATAAGCATATTTGTATAACCAAAATTGTTGTCCCGCCATATGAAAGCAGCCACCACCAATATTTGAAAAACATTCATGCGTTGTACAATGCTCTATGTAAGCCTGAAGATAGTTTGTATAAATTGTAGTTGCACATTTTTTATTGCTACCATCCAAATCTTCATACTTTTCCATATACGGTTCTATTTCATCAACATCGATTGGATGATGTTCAACGAACCTATCATCCGCTTCTAGGTCTTTCTTAAAAGCCTCTTCATTACATGTTGGCGCATAGTCTGGTTGCGCCCAGCTAACTGAGGACATAAGCAATAAAGTTAATAGAAAATTTCTCATACAGATCTTAACTGGTCGTGTATCGCTCGGCTTAGGAGCGAGCTGTAGTGGCGAAGCCACGAAAAGGCTTTCCCAACCCCCGCTGGGGCAACGGCCGCTTGTTATACCTATACAACCTATTACTATTCAGAAAAAGATAATGCTGGCCAAAATAACAAATAAGCATACTCCTCCAACTAGGAAAAAAAATAATCCTAATTGTTCCGATATTTGATCACCAGATACTCTTTGTTGTTTTAATTTTTCAATCTCCGACGTTGATTTCCCATGACAGACTAAACACCTTCTATGGCTTTTCCTAAGTGGCACCCCAATTCCACAGGTTGGGCACTTTGGCTCAAGTGCAGGACCCTTCGGCTTCGAACGGTAACCATAGTCCCCATCAAAATCTTCCATTAAGCTGCTTCTTTAGCATCAGGTATAACGCCTTGCTCTGCTGCGCGGCGGTTGTATGTATATTTGTGCAACAATGTAGTGCTAGCGGAATGCACAAATAGAAACGTAGACCGCTGCGTCAGAAGGAGCACTTTTTTAGAGTTCACAGCTTATTCCAATTTAGTAATTCACCAAGCGACTCTGATGTGTACATTTTAATGTTAGAAAGCTTCGATATATTACCTGGGGCGAAACTTTCTTCGTATTGAATTGAAGGGCCGTACGCATATCCTCGCACATCACCGAAGGAAGACATACTCATTACAACAGTCAGTCGATATTTGTACCCGTCGTAAAATCTTGTTCCTCCGTCCAACACAAACCTATTCTCATCCAACTTGGCATAGATAGGCTTCTTACCTTCTAATACTGCAAAATAGTCTTCCGATGATTCTTTAAGTACCCTAAATTGGTCAGGAGACAGTTTTTCCCAGTTTACTCCAATGAAGAGTTCATCACTTTTAAACTTTATGGTTTCATTAATCGCACATGAAACCAAAGGTATCAATAGTAAAAATATGATTAGCTTCATTATGGATCTCTAATGGGTCGTTGCTCAATATCACCCCGCAGGGTGTCATTAAAGTTTGTTTATAGCATACTGCTAATGGCTTTTACGTGCCAACACTGGGCAATCTCTCTTACTCTGAATCTATGGTTGACTATCTACCTCCAAGCGAATGGGCCAATTATCTCGTGGGGGTTTTGGAAACCTGTTATTCGCAAACCAAATCGCCACGCACGATGAGTAATGGTGCACAGGGCGAACCTCAACCATCTTAGCCTTGCCATCTCGATCTATAGTGGCAACTAGCTGATAGTAACCAGGGGTTGCTCTAATTTTTGCTGAAGCATGAAAACACTCGCCATCTACATCCCATGTACTTTCTCTTACCAATTTCTCGTATTTCTTTCCTTCTTCTGATTGCATTGCCGCTTCAGCAAAGAAAACTCTTGCGTCGAAGTTTTCAGCGCAAGCTGAACTTGAAATGACAAGAAGAATTAGTAACCTTAATAATTTCATACTAGAAACTGTCTTATACTCAGAACATGGGCGAAAAAAAATGGTGCAAAATAAAAGTTTTTATATTTAGTACTGTGGCTACCTTTAATCGAACTCCTTACATTGAAGGCGCTTACGAGTAATAACCCCACCGATGCTCTATTGGCAAACACTCCATACAAAGCTCTTGATCTTCATGCGTTCCTCCATCCCAAATAATACCGTTGTAATCCGTATCCAAATCTATCCACATATCTTCTTTATCAAACCGAGCGGGATTTTTATCTCTATTAATCATTAGATTATCGCATTGCTCACATTTCCTAGCTGACAATTTCTCCAATGGGATAAATCTCGTATCTTGGCTTAGTAATTTTAAATCGTACTTTTCTAGTAATGCCTTTAATTCTTCATCGAGGGCTTCTAGTTTTTCATCAAACGATCCACTTTCGATATCTTGAGAGTCTGTCTCAAAATAACTATACAGTCTTCTAAGTGCGAATTGCTTCATGGTTGTTCCTGGCTAGCTCTTTTAACGCCTAACAAATCGATTTTAAATACCTTTCTGGGTGTCGTTTACGTATGCTTATAGCTTACTACTAATGGCTTCTGGGTGCCAAGAGCGGGCTATTGGCAGAATTCGGAATCGGAGAATCGTTTACGCAGAAGCGGATATTGGAGGGTCGGCAACGTCAACCTCTTTCAAACACCACAGTCACTTGTTAGGCTTTTTTACAATTCTTGCATGCTTTTAATATTTGCTCCCAGATATATTTTTCTGAGTGAAAGCACAGTGTTCCTTTAACTGCATATGAGATGGTTATTTCAGCATCTTTAAAAAAGTCGTCCTCGCCATTGACCTCATAGTATGCATGCCTGTCATCTTCCTGATACCCTTTATACATAGGAATCATATTTTCACCGTTATTATATTGAGCGCCAAGCAAGTAAAACTCTTCGTAATTTAGCGGCGCTTTAAAGGAAATATATATTTGGCCAGAATAGCCTCGTTTAACTTCAAGCTTAATCGGAACGGATCGATTACCGCATGCAATAACGTAGCTTGAAAATAACAGTGTTGCGATTACTAGTAAGAGCTTCATATTTTAGTGCCTAACGCCAAAATAAGCTGTCCAGTGAGCGCCGCCACTTTTGGTTGCTGTTTCGCCCAAACCCAGCGGCGCTTACTGGGTTAGCCCTAATTGGATTGTTATGCTGCTGATTTAGATATTTTACCAAATAGTACCGTGGATATAAGCAGGGATACACATACTAGCTGCTGATTAGTGGATGTGGCCCCTGCCAACAGGTTAAACCCATGACCATCAACCAATTCCCAGAGTGCATAGATTAAAAGACAGTATACAAGGGCAAGAGGTGCTAGTACCGAAGTGGAAAGTCGGATAAACCGTGATATTACGTAGTTGTACGGTACGGAAAGTATAACAGCGTAGGAGATGTTTTCGATTAGAAAGGAAAGTTTCATGGTCTGCGGTGAGCTAATAGAAAAAACTGGCTTCAACGGTATGGCAAGACTGTAATCTGAGAGTGGGAATGGCTATATTGTTGTGAGCTAGGTATTCGATGGTCGCATCAAAAATAGCTCGCGGTGCCGCCCAGCTATTGGCCTTTCAGGTAGATAGGTAACCAGCCCTTCCTGATGTTCATATTATTCCAATTAGCAGCCCCAAGTAACAGCAGTAGACGTTCGTATAATCGAGATTTCTGATCAGCTTTCGGGCTAAATTGACGGTATTTCAGGCCCTTAAAATAAAGTGCAGAAATGAATGACTGATCATCCTGCAAGGATTTCAAGCCGGGGTTTAGCAGGATAGGCTGAGATTTGCGGTACCCCAAATTGAGGTAGATTTAAACAAATAACCTTCTACTGGCCAGGTGTACCGGGCTCTACAGCGTGAATTGCAATCCCCAAGCCCCCTGTCTAGTGAAACCTGGGAGACCCACACCAATGTAGCCGAAACAGGTTACGGTTGGCTCTGTACCTTTGATTTCGTTCAAATCACAACCTTAGCCGATGACCCTCTTGCCATTTGGCTTGCCGTCCCTTTGTCAGGCTGAATCCATGTTCTTTCAGCTGGACAGGCTTATAAAAAAACAACGGAGCATTTCAAACAGCAAGCTACCAAACAGCTTGTTTCCAACTGTAATAGGTCACTATCTTGATGCAGGTCAATTAGATATAAATAATTTAGACTAGTCTTATATATAGGGCGTAATAGATCTTAGCAGCAAAATTACTGCCTATTCGTTGATAGCATTTTTAACCATGAATCCTTATTAAATGACCTTTGGTTAGCGCTTAACAATCAATTGAAAGCCATGATCATTGGTAAAGACAAATTGATGAATGCATATAACTTTAATGAACTATAACGACGAGGTGCAGTATGAAAAAACTCATACTTTTAGCCGTTGCGCTGATGTTATCAACATCGGTAATGGCCGATCCGGTTAAAGGGCAGAAATATTACCTTAAATATTTACGACCTTACTTTGTCTACAACGGCCAAGTGTTTGCCAGTCAACATATCCAAACAGAATGGGAATCTTACTTCAAAAACGGCGCTGAACAATTTATTAGTGAATTTAGTGCGAAGCACCCGGAATCAGCTGATTTTTTAGCGAGTGAAAAGTTCCAAAAGATGGCGCCACACATTGGTGACTTTGCTATTAAATATGCCGCAGATAGCGGTGAGCTTCCTAATTGTAATTAATGGGATTGAAGAGTGAATATCATGAAGCATTCAACACTATCGTTGGCCATAGTCGTTGGCCTTGGTTTAACTTTTCCGGCATTTGCAGATCAAAGTGAAGACATTGAATTATTGAAAAAACAAGTTCGAGATCTACAAATAAAAACAGGTGGCAACAATCTCAACTTTAGTGTCGATTATCGTGTCACTTTAGACAGCATAGAATACACGCTAGCCGACGGTTCAACGGCTGAAAATGACGGATTACTTGCTAATCGTTTATTGCTTAATATGGGTTATAAGTACAACGACAACCTTGTCTTTAAAGGTCAGCTGTCTTATAGCAAAGCTTACGGTGAAGCACCTTCACATTCTACGCCAAGCAATGACGACTTTGATTGGGTAAATAATGAAAACCTACAAGACAATACGTTACGCGTAAAAGAAGCGTATTTTTTATATTTAGGTGATGCGTTCCTGGGAAACAGCAATATTCCATGGACGTTCAGCCTGGGTCGTCGGCCTTCGACTAACGGATTTTTAGCGAATAATCGTGAGGGTTTTGAAGAGGCTCAATCACCACTAGCGCATTCAATTAACGTTGAATTTGACGGTTTAAGCCTAAACACCAAGTTAGAAGAAGTTATCGGTTTAACAGGTAGTTCTGTCAAGCTTTGTGCTGGTCGTGGTTTAACGAATGCTAATGGTCGTTTTGATCCTGCGGGCTTAGATTATGCTACTAACGATAATCAAACAGACGATATTGATATGCTTGGCTTTATTGTAACGCCATATAATAACGGTCAATATAACCTACAAACTCAAATCTATACCGCTAACAACATGATCGGTTTGGACATGAACAGGATCATGAGCGATGGTGATTACTCATTTTATGACTTCGGTAACTTAAGCAACTTCACCATCTCATTAGAAGTTAATGGTATTGGTGAGTTTATTAGTGACTTTCTAGACGATACACGTGTATTTATTTCTTATTCAATGTCAAAAACAGATCCTGATGATGGCATGGCAATGCTTGGTTCTACGGAATCAGAAACCGGAAATTCATATTGGATTGGTGTCAATGTGCCGGGCCCCTTTGAAGGCGATTCTTTTGGTATTGAATTTAACCATGGTTCAAAATATTGGCGTTCATTCACCTATGGTGAAGACACCATGATCGGTTCCAAAATTGCAGCACGTGGTGATGCCTTTGAAGTTTATTATAACTACCCAATCATAGATGAAGCGTTAACATTTCAGCTCAGATACACAAAAATTGACTATGACTACACCGGTAGTAATGGCTTCTTCGGCTCTGCGACAGGTACGCCTATGACGATTGAGCAGGCTTATGCCATGTCTCAAATGCTTGGTATGCCAGTACCTGTAGAAAGTGCAAGTGATATTCGTGCAACGCTTCGTTATAAATTCTAACGCGAGTACTCACATAAACGGCTGAAGCATGCCTTGAGAAACACAACATAACTCGGTTTTCAAACAGTACGTATTCATGATTAGGTGCAGGTATGGAAATAGGACTCTCACGTAGACGTTTTTTAAAAAATAGCGTCGCACTTTCAGTGTTAGGTGGGGTTACCCTGTCTGGTCCTGAAGTGCTTGCTTTGAGTCAGCATGTCAATTCCGATAAGCCGGCCCGCTATAGTGTGCCAACGCTTTGCGAGATGTGTGTCAACAAATGCGGGCTCATTGCCGATGTTGAAGATGGCATAGTTAAAAAGCTCAACCCCAATCCTCTTTTTCCTAAATCAAGAAATATGCTCTGCGCCCGAGGGGTTGCCGGTATTCATGCGCTTTATGATCCAGATAGGTTAAAAACCCCTTTAATCCGCGTGGGAGAGCGGGGGGATGGTAAATATGTCAAAGCCACTTGGGAGGAAGCCTTTGAATACATTAAAAACAAATTGGTTAAGATTGTTGATGAAGAAAAAGATAATCGTTCCTGTATAGGTTATTGCGCTGGTGAAGGTTTGGCTGAGCACACCTTTAAAACGTTTATGGCTGATAAATTCGGTAGTGCGAATTTTCTCAATCACGCCAGTCTTTGTTTGCAGACAGCCACAGCCGGCTATACCCTCACGCTGGGTGGTTATGGTCAGGCAGATCTTGAAAATGCAAAATATATTATTATGGCAGGTGCTAATCGGGCAGAGGCTATTATTACGCCCGATACAATGGATCTTTTTAAACGAACTCGTGGAAAAGGTGCAACGCTCATTTCTGTCGATCCGCGCTACACCAACACGGCAATGCATGCCGATCTTCATGTGCCAATAAAGCCGGGAACAGATCTGTCATTCGTTTTAGCACTTACCTATGTTGTTCTATCAGAGCAGTTGTATAACAAGGAATATGTCAAAAATAACTTCAATGATTTTGATAAATATCAGCAACATATTCTAGAGAATCAATACACCCCCGAGTGGGCTGAAAAAATCACCGGCGTGTCAGCAAAAACTATCCGCACAATAGCGCGCGACTTTATGGCTGCAGCACCACAAGCGGTTTACTATCAGGGGCGGCGATCAACCTGGGCAAAAAATGATTTCCAACTACGCCGGGCAATGGCGCTTTTTACTGCTTTAGGTGGTGGAGTCGACGTAAAAGGTGGCATTGTGTTCGGTAACAAACTGCCCTTAACCGCTCATGAAATTAATACGCCTTTGTATGCGAATGCTGAGTCCAGAATTGAAGGCGACGATGCAGCTATTATAGGTTCAAGCGGTTCGTGGATTGCATGGCGCAATAGGGTAGAAGCAGGTGAAACGCCCTATCCGATTAGGGGCATGTTTGTTTACAAACAAAACCCGATGCTCTCTATACCTGACACCGCCAAAACCCGAAGAATGTTTGAGAAAATGGATTTGCTTGTGGTTATCGATACGATGCCAAGTGATACCGCATTGCTTGCCGATGTTATTTTACCTGAGTGCTCTTATCTTGAGCGCGAAGATCCAATACGAAGTTTCCCTGGTATAGAGCCTGCCATCGGATTACGACAAAAAGTCATAGAGCCGATGTACGATACCAAACCTGTCATTGAAATTATGCAGGGTCTCAGTAAAAAACTCACCAAACCACTTTGGGAAATTACCAAGAAACATGATGAAGATGTGCAAGACGAGCTGCAAGAAGAAGATGAACTGACTTATTACAAAGAAAATGGCTTTGATCTCACAGAGCCTTACTTACATTCCCAGGACGCACTCAATAAACATGCTTTTGTTGACAAGTATGGTGAAAACGCATGGAAAATACTCCGCGAAAAAGGGGTCTATTACCCGGAAATGGCAGAGTCATTCAAGAAGATTAATAACAATAGCTATCAATATTATCCTGAAGATAAAAAAGCATACTCTATGCTTCCTATTGAAGAGCAAGCAGCTTCTAAGGTAGTTGCCGACGATGTTTATGAATCCTGCGACCCCTGCTCTAATCCAGCTGACATTGCATTATGGAAGCGCACCTTCAACACCCCCAGTAAAAAAATCGAGTGCTATTTGGGTAATCTTGCCGGAAAAGGTGTCGACCCTATGCCTACTTGGCGACAGGAAGAGCATGTCGATGTTCCCGCTGGAAAATTTAAGTTTATTACCGGGCGTCATGCGCTACAGACTCAAAATGCAACCCAGAACAATGTGATGTTGTTAGAACTCATGCGAGAAAACTTTGCATGGATAAACGATGATGAAGCAAAAAAACGTGGCATCGAGCATGGTGATACTATTGAAATCACCAGTAGTGTTGGCTCTGTTCGTATCAAAGCTTATCCCACGCCTAAAATAATCCCCGAGACAATTTTTTACGTTCACGGATTTGGTGCAAAATCTGATGGTCAAACGTTCGCCCATAGAAACGGAGCTAGCGACAACGAAATCATAGAAGGTGTAATTGAACCGGTCTATGGTGCTGCCATCATGCACGAAACACTAGTTACCGTTAAGAAGGTGTCAGTATGAACTATGCAATGGCGCTAGATTATCAAAACTGCATAAATTGCCGCGCTTGTGAAGTTGCTTGTAAAGAAGAAAACGGCGTTCAACTCGGTGCGGGAAAACAACGCATTTGGGTTGGCATTGTGGAAGGCAGTAACGCCGGAATACCTTATGTAAATCTATATCCGTCACAATGCAATCATTGTATCGACGCTCCCTGTGTCTCAGTTTGTCCAACAAATGCAAGTCATTACATTGCTGGTGGGATCGTCAAGGTTGAAGCAGATCAGTGTATTCTTTGCAAAGGTTGCATGGAAGCCTGCCCATATGACGCTAGATTTGTCGATGACACTAAGTATGCAGTAGACAAATGCACCTTTTGCGAACACCAAATTGAAGAAACCGGAACGACAGCTTGTCAGGCAACTTGCCCTACCAAAGTTCGCACCTTTGGTGATTTGGACGATCCTAATAGTGATATTGTTAAGTTACTTAAAACACGACGGTTTTTCTTTCAAAAAGAAGAAATTGGTACACTGCCAAAACTTTTCTACCTGGTGCCAGAAAATGATGCCTATGCCAAGCAAAGTATTGGCCCCAACACCAAAATACACTCCTGGGAAGAGATACAACCCCAATATGAGCGCGCCGCTAAAAAAAGGAGCCTCGAATGGAAACAATAGCTTTTGCGGGTTTAGACATTAATAAAGTGTCTTTTAAAGCCATGTTTTTAAATAAAGCGATGTTGCTGGCCTATTTTCTTTTGTTTATTGCGATATTGGGTCTCTATCAGCTTTATGATCTTCGGTATTTCAGTGCAACGCTGAATGCACATGACGCAGGAATAGATCCCACTAATCCAGCGCTAAAAGAGGCAATGCGCCAGGCGATTTTTGGCACCGTTGGCGAAATAGATAGGAATTCGCCTTGGACTGTTTTAATTTCCAACTATATGTTTATGCTCTACACTGGCAGCGGCATTATTTTTCTCGTTGCCTTAGCTGAACTTTTTCGCGTTAATCTTATTAAAAA includes:
- a CDS encoding 4Fe-4S dicluster domain-containing protein, translated to MNYAMALDYQNCINCRACEVACKEENGVQLGAGKQRIWVGIVEGSNAGIPYVNLYPSQCNHCIDAPCVSVCPTNASHYIAGGIVKVEADQCILCKGCMEACPYDARFVDDTKYAVDKCTFCEHQIEETGTTACQATCPTKVRTFGDLDDPNSDIVKLLKTRRFFFQKEEIGTLPKLFYLVPENDAYAKQSIGPNTKIHSWEEIQPQYERAAKKRSLEWKQ
- a CDS encoding molybdopterin-dependent oxidoreductase translates to MEIGLSRRRFLKNSVALSVLGGVTLSGPEVLALSQHVNSDKPARYSVPTLCEMCVNKCGLIADVEDGIVKKLNPNPLFPKSRNMLCARGVAGIHALYDPDRLKTPLIRVGERGDGKYVKATWEEAFEYIKNKLVKIVDEEKDNRSCIGYCAGEGLAEHTFKTFMADKFGSANFLNHASLCLQTATAGYTLTLGGYGQADLENAKYIIMAGANRAEAIITPDTMDLFKRTRGKGATLISVDPRYTNTAMHADLHVPIKPGTDLSFVLALTYVVLSEQLYNKEYVKNNFNDFDKYQQHILENQYTPEWAEKITGVSAKTIRTIARDFMAAAPQAVYYQGRRSTWAKNDFQLRRAMALFTALGGGVDVKGGIVFGNKLPLTAHEINTPLYANAESRIEGDDAAIIGSSGSWIAWRNRVEAGETPYPIRGMFVYKQNPMLSIPDTAKTRRMFEKMDLLVVIDTMPSDTALLADVILPECSYLEREDPIRSFPGIEPAIGLRQKVIEPMYDTKPVIEIMQGLSKKLTKPLWEITKKHDEDVQDELQEEDELTYYKENGFDLTEPYLHSQDALNKHAFVDKYGENAWKILREKGVYYPEMAESFKKINNNSYQYYPEDKKAYSMLPIEEQAASKVVADDVYESCDPCSNPADIALWKRTFNTPSKKIECYLGNLAGKGVDPMPTWRQEEHVDVPAGKFKFITGRHALQTQNATQNNVMLLELMRENFAWINDDEAKKRGIEHGDTIEITSSVGSVRIKAYPTPKIIPETIFYVHGFGAKSDGQTFAHRNGASDNEIIEGVIEPVYGAAIMHETLVTVKKVSV
- a CDS encoding DUF3373 family protein translates to MKHSTLSLAIVVGLGLTFPAFADQSEDIELLKKQVRDLQIKTGGNNLNFSVDYRVTLDSIEYTLADGSTAENDGLLANRLLLNMGYKYNDNLVFKGQLSYSKAYGEAPSHSTPSNDDFDWVNNENLQDNTLRVKEAYFLYLGDAFLGNSNIPWTFSLGRRPSTNGFLANNREGFEEAQSPLAHSINVEFDGLSLNTKLEEVIGLTGSSVKLCAGRGLTNANGRFDPAGLDYATNDNQTDDIDMLGFIVTPYNNGQYNLQTQIYTANNMIGLDMNRIMSDGDYSFYDFGNLSNFTISLEVNGIGEFISDFLDDTRVFISYSMSKTDPDDGMAMLGSTESETGNSYWIGVNVPGPFEGDSFGIEFNHGSKYWRSFTYGEDTMIGSKIAARGDAFEVYYNYPIIDEALTFQLRYTKIDYDYTGSNGFFGSATGTPMTIEQAYAMSQMLGMPVPVESASDIRATLRYKF